The following DNA comes from Flammeovirgaceae bacterium.
GAGGCACAGGATGGCGGCAACCCCAAAGCCGAGGCCGCCATACGCGACAAGGTATACCAACTCAGCGCCCCTTTTACGGGCAGTGCAAAGGAAATGATCAGTCTGCCCCTTCGCTATGCGGGCATTCAATGGGCAAAAGACGATGTCGCTTTTGTGTTCGAATCGTGGAGGAGCGACAGGAAGCTCAGGGCGTACCAACTGAACCCCCAAACGAAATCAAAAAAAACAATCATCGACCGCTCCACGGAAGACCTATACAACGACCCCGGGGATTTCATTACGGCCCTCAACAAATACGGCAAAAGCGTGGTGTGGGTGACACCGGACAATTCCGTGTTCCTGAGCGGGCGGGGCGCATCGCCCGAAGGGGACAGGCCCTTTCTTGACAAAATGAATTTAGCGACCGGTAAGGTGGAAAGGCTCTGGCAGTCAGCAGCACCCTATTACGAGCGTGTGGTGGATGTGCTGGACGATAAAAAAATATCTTTTGTTACCTCAAGGGAGTCTCAAAGCGAGCCGCCCAATTATTTTGTGCGTGCCCTGGGCGGTAACGCGCCCGTCCAGCTTACCCGCTTTCCACATCCTTATCCACAGCTTAAAGACGTGAAAAAGGAAGTGCTGCACTACAAGCGTGCCGATGGGGTGGACCTGACCGTTGACATGTACCTTCCACCCGGGCACAAAAAAGAAGACGGGCCATTGCCTGCTATCGTTTGGGCCTACCCACGGGAGTACAAGTCTGCAGAGGCGGCCGGGCAGGTGAAAGGCTCGCCTTATTCGTTCACACGGATAAATGCAGGAGGTGTATTGTTTTGGGTAACGCGCGGTTATGCCGTGCTCGACAACGCGGCCATGCCCATTATTGGGGAAGGGGACAAAGAACCCAATGACACCTATGTTTCGCAACTGGTGGCCAGCGCAAAGGCGGTGATAGACTACACGGCAAGCCTGAATATTGTTGACCCCAACCGTGTAGGCATTGGCGGCCACTCCTATGGGGCGTTTATGACGGCCAACCTATTGGCGCATTCCGATTTGTTCAGGGCCGGCATCGCCCGCAGCGGGGCCTACAACCGAACCCTTACCCCGTTTGGTTTTCAATCCGAAGAAAGGACCTACTGGGAGGCGCCAAAAATTTACTATGAAATGTCGCCCTTCTCCTATGCCGACAAAGTGAACGAACCCATCTTGTTGATCCATGGTGAAGCGGACAACAACAGTGGCACCTTTCCCATCCAGAGCGAACGTTTTTACAATGCCATCAAAGGGCATGGGGGCACTGCCCGCTTTGTAAAATTACCGTACGAGAGCCACGGCTACAGGGCCAAGGAATCCCTGCTGCACATGCTGTGGGAAATGGACAACTGGCTGGAAAAATATGTTAAGAATGCGAAGGGCACGGTTGGTGGCAATAAAAAATTGGACATGGACCGATAGGCCATACCCATCCAAAAGGAAGGGGCACTAAAGCAGGACCTTAGCGAAAATTCAGGCCAACCACCAAACGGCCAGCATGATTATAGTCCCCAGGGCTACCAACTTTTTGATAAGGGTCAATCTCATTTTCAGCGTCATGGTCATGTAGTTAAATTATGGCAACATTTTTTAGAAAAGGCGAGGTGGCCTATTTGACAACGCCATCCAATATACTTATAGTATAACCCGATGGACCTGGATTGGGACAACTTTTGATGGCACCGGCAGCAAATTTCACTAAAGCCGGGGTACGGTGCTCACCTGATTGGTACGTCCTAATTTTAATAGGCTTACTTCAGCACAGCCCCAATATGGATTATTTTAAGCCAGTTTGGAATTTGGGACCGATGGTTGGCCTTTAGAGGGTGCCAGGTTGGGGATGGCTTCGGTGGCACGCTTAATTTATTACCCAAAGAGGGTGATGGATGTTTGCCATAAATGATGGAACTTTAAGCCCATACCCTCACCCAACCCAAAATAATCATGGAAGAATTACCAATAAACTACCTAGCCATCCTGGTGGCCGTTGTGGCCAATTTCATACTGGGGTTCCTATGGTACACCCCCTTGTTTGGAAAGGCATGGGCCAAGGAAATGGGCTTTGATACAAGCGTAAAGCCGTCTGGTGGCGAAATGGCCAAGGGGATGGTTTTCATGGTAGTGGGAAATTTTCTCATGGCCTATGTGTTTGCCCACAATATGGTTGCCTGGTCATTTGTGCCTGGCATGGACCAAATGCCCAAGGTTGGCTCCGTAATGAACTCGGCCATCTTTACCTGGCTGGGCTTTTACCTTCCTGTGGACATCGGTATTGTCACCTGGGAGAAAAGGTCATGGAAGTTGTTCGGCATCAATACCGGCTACCATTTGGCCATGCTTTTGGTGGCGGCCACGATCCTTGCCTACATGTAAAAAATTGTTGGGCCAGGGTGGCCAAGGCGGTCACAGGGTTCAATAGGGTCAGATGCGCTTGAGCACCCGGAATGGAAACATGATAATGGCACCGATGGCTTCAAAAACGGCAGACAGCGTAAAGCCCAATATCCTGAACGGCAACAGCAACAACCAAAACAAAGGAAAAACAAAAATGGCCAGCAAAGCGAGTGGCCAACTTACTGCCAAAAGCAGGAACCAAAGTATAAGTGCAATAAGGGTGCGCATAGGCCAGGGGTTAAAGCCAACACCACTGCAAAGTTTTTGCCAATTGCCCGATGCCCGGTGTTTTAATTGGCAAAGCACAAGAAGCCGGACATTTTATCCAATATTGAACAGCAGTTTGTACGGGAGCGAACAGTTTCCTATTGATCATTCAAATAAAACAAAGTGCCATTGATGCCGGGACGCCATGGCATTGGCCGCCTTATGCCCTTGGGTTATTAGTCGGAAACAAACCAACCCAGGATTTTTCCTATAAAGCTTTTGGGCTTTTCCGGTTCGGGAGCATATACCTCAAACTCCTCTTCTTGCTTCTTCCTGCCTGGCCGCTGAGGGGGAGGCGAATATCTGTTCATTTTATTGTAATAGTGCTGTCTGCGTTGCTCCTTCTCCCTTGCCTTTTCCTGTTGTTTTCTCCTCAACGCCTCGCGTGCCTCACGTTCGCGTTGCAACGCCACCATGTTTTTCCTGGGCTTTTGCGCCTGTTTTCTGTCCGCGCCCTTGTCCTTGTTTGCTTTCCCTGCCCTGGCCGGAAGTCTTTTTTCATCTGTACCTTCCAGGGCTTCCGGGGCATCCTCCGCTTTCTTCTTTTGCCCCGGCAATTCTATTTTCCCGAGCACCTTCAGGCCGGGCAATTCCACCGGCACCGGCTTGATCACCTCTTTGACCATATCCTCAGTCCCTGCTTCAGGGGCGGCCTCTTCCAGGCCACTTGTCAGCTCGGGTTCCGTGGGGGCAGGATGGCCAACAGGGTTTTCTTCATCCGTTTCCGGAATTTCATCCTCTATTTTGCCGGTCGAAAGCCCCGGGGCAAAGTGCGACAATACCGCCTCCAGTTGTTTCCCTTCTATTTTTGTGTTGGAAGAGCCCTCAGTGGGCAATCCCTTGCCTGCCAAAAATGTGGCTATTTCCCCTGGCTTTACCCCAATTTTCCGGGCCAACTGAGCTAATCTCATTTTGGTTTTTTCGTTTCGGTTGTTTCCCAGTCCAAAGATAGCAATTCCCACAGGCAATAGGCAAGGCACATAGGCCCTTCTACAAATGCGTATAAGGCAACAAGGCCATTTTTACAACCCTGACATTGCCAATTATCCTAATCTCGCTAACTTATGACCCCAACCAATATAAAACATATTCATGGCCAAAGTGACCATCAACAGTTTTGAGGATTTCGCTGCCTTTACCGGAAAGGAAATTGGTTCATCCGAATACCAAAAGATCACACAGGAACAAATCAACCAGTTTGCCGATGCCACACTGGACCATCAGTGGATCCACACCGATGTTGCGCGGGCGGCCAACGAAAGCCCATTCAAGAAAACCATCGCACACGGTTACCTTACCTTATCCCTGGTACCCTACCTCTGGGGGCAAATTGTTGAAGTGAACAATATCAAGATGCTGGTAAACTACGGCATTGACGGGTTGAAGTTCAACCAACCGGTGGTGGTGGGCTCGGAAGTGTGCCTGCGCGTAAAGCTCAATGCCATCGCCAACCTGAGGGGCATTGCCAAGGCCGAGCTAAATGCCGTGATGGAGATCAAAGACAACCCAAAGCCCGCATTCACCGCCACGATCATCCTGCTTTACCACTTTAAGTAGGCCAACCCGCATTCCCAGTGGCAAGGGCCGGTTAGGGATATAGCCCCCTTCTCCGTATTTTTATAACCCAAATTCGAAGTAGGAACAAGATGGAAACTGCCACCAAAGGGAAGAACGAAATGGGCGCCCGGGACCTTTCCGGGCACAAGGCGCCCGGGCCTTACGCCCCAAAGAACAAAGTGCGGATAGTAACTGCTGCCAGCCTGTTCGATGGGCACGATGCGGCCATTAATATCATGCGGAGGATCATCCAGGCCACGGGATGTGAGGTCATCCACCTGGGCCATGACCGCAGTGTGGAAGAGGTGGTGAACACCGCCATCCAGGAAGATGCCCAGGGCATTGCCTTGACCAGCTATCAGGGCGGGCACAATGAGTACTTCAAGTACATGTACGACCTGCTCAAAGAAAAGGGTGCCCCCCACATCAAAATATTTGGTGGTGGGGGTGGCGTTATCCTGCCTGAGGAAATCAAGGAACTCATGGACTACGGCATCACCCGGATCTATTCGCCAGATGACGGGCGTGCCATGGGCCTTCAGGGAATGATCAACGATTTGGTAAAACAGTGCGACTACCCGCTTGGCGAAACCCTTGACGGTGAGCCCAGCCTCCTGGAAAAGAAAAACCCGATGGCCATCGCGAGGTTGATCTCTGCTGCCGAGAATTATTACGACCGTCATAAGGGCACCTTTGATGCCATACATAAAAAAGCAGCAGCGGCCAAAACCCCAGTATTGGGCATTACAGGCACGGGAGGCTCAGGGAAGTCTTCCCTTGTGGACGAAATCATCAGGAGGTTCTTGATTGACTTTAAGGGCTCCCCGGAAGAAGGGGGCAAAACCATCGGGATCATATCCGTGGACCCCTCCAAACGGAAAACGGGCGGTGCCCTGTTGGGCGACCGTATCCGCATGAATGCCATCAACCACCCCAGGGTGTTTATGCGTTCGTTGGCCACCCGTCAATCCAACCTGGTGTTGTCTGCCTACGTAAAAGAGGCCATTGCCATATTAAAGGCAGCCGGGTACGACCTTATCATCCTGGAAACCTCGGGCATAGGCCAAAGCGATACCGAAATTTTGGACCACAGCGATGCTTCCTTGTATGTAATGACGCCAGAATACGGTGCGGCCACGCAACTGGAAAAGATCGATATGCTGGACTTTGCCGATATCGTGGCACTGAACAAATTTGACAAGCGTGGCGCACTGGATGCCCTGCGCGATGTAAAAAAACAATACCAACGCAACCATGGGTACTGGGACCGGAAGCCTGACGACATGCCCGTTTATGGCACCATTGCCTCACAATTTAACGACCCGGGCACCAACCAACTTTACAAACACCTCATTGACATCATCGCCACAAAGTCCGGGACGGAATTAAACTCCACATTTAAGATCTCCAGGGAGATGTCGGAAAAGGTGTTCGTGATACCCCCCAACCGCACCCGGTACCTGAGCGAAATCTCGGAAAGCAACAGGGGTTACGACCAATGGGCAATAGAGCAGGCAGGGGTGGCCCAAAAACTATACGCCCTTCAACAATCCATCGAAACGGTACGGGAGTCCACCCTGGAGGACAAAGACAGGATCATAAAAGGGCTACAGGAACAGTATGGCATGGCCAGCCTTAACCTAGACCCGCTCAACAAACAATTGCTGGACCAATGGGCAGATAAAGAAAAGAAGTACAATGGCCCCTTTTTCAAATTTAAGGTAAGGGACAAGGAACTTGCCATCCAAACCCATACGGAGTCGCTTTCCCATACGCAGGTTCCGAAGGTTTCCCTTCCCCGGTACAAAGCCTGGGGGGATTTGCTAAAATGGGCCCTGACGGAAAATATTCCGGGGGAATTTCCTTATGCAGCAGGCATTTACCCATTTAAAAGGGAGGGCGAAGACCCCACCCGTATGTTTGCGGGCGAAGGGGGGCCGGAGCGGACCAACAGGAGGTTCCATTATGTGAGCCTGTCCACGCCTGCCAAGCGGCTCTCCACCGCATTTGATTCGGTGACCTTATACGGCAACGACCCCGACTACCGGCCCGATATTTACGGGAAGATCGGGAATTCCGGTGTGGCCATCTGTTGCCTTGATGATGCCAAGAAATTATACAGCGGGTTTGACCTGGCCAGTCCCCGCACTTCCGTTTCCATGACCATCAACGGGCCTGCACCCATGCTCCTTGGGTATTTCATGAATGCCGCCATTGACCAGCAATGCGAGCTTTACATCAAAAAAAACGGTATGGAGGGGGAGGTGGCCCAAAAGATCGAAAGCATTTACAAAGATGCCGAACGGCCTTCCTACCAGGGCCCCCTGCCCAACGGAAACGATGGGCTGGGCTTGATGCTGCTGGGCGTCACCGGGGACCAGGTATTGCCGGCAGACGTATATGAAAAGATAAAAGCAACAACACTATCGCAGGTGCGGGGCACCGTACAGGCCGACATCCTCAAAGAGGACCAGGCACAAAACACGTGCATATTTTCCACAGAGTTTGCGTTGCGGCTGATGGGCGATGTGCAGCAGTATTTTATCGGGAAAAACGTACGCAATTTTTATTCCGTCTCCATATCTGGTTACCATATTGCCGAAGCCGGTGCCAACCCCATTACCCAGCTGGCCTTTACTTTGGCCAATGGCTTTACCTACGTGGAGTATTACCTGAGCCGGGGCATGGACATCAACGCGTTTGCCCCTAACCTGTCGTTCTTCTTCTCCAATGGCGTTGATCCCGAATATGCCGTCATCGGCCGGGTGGCCCGAAGGCTTTGGGCCAAGGCCATGAAGAATAAATATGGCGCCAATGCCCGCAGCCAGATGTTGAAGTACCACATCCAAACCTCAGGCCGGTCCCTGCACGCCCAGGAAATCGACTTTAACGACATCCGCACTACCTTGCAGGCCCTGTATGCCATTTATGACAACTGCAACTCCCTTCACACCAATGCGTATGACGAGGCCATCACCACGCCTACGGAGGAATCCGTGCGCAGGGCCATGGCCATTCAGTTGATCATCAATAAGGAACTGGGGCTTGCCAAAAACGAAAACCCGCTGCAAGGCTCTTTTATCATTGAGGAACTGACAGACCTCGTGGAAGAAGCCGTGCTGATGGAGTTTGACCGCATAACCGAACGGGGTGGCGTGCTCGGTGCCATGGAGACCATGTACCAGCGTGGGAAAATCCAGGAGGAAAGCCTGTACTACGAAACCTTGAAGCATACAGGCGAATACCCGATCATTGGCGTGAATACCTTCCTCAGTTCCAAAGGGTCGCCCACGATCATCCCCCAGGAGGTGATCCGTGCCACCACTGAAGAAAAAGAGTATCAAATCGATATGCTGAAACGCCTTCACAAGTTCCACGCGGAAAAAGCGGGCCGGCAAATCGAAAATATCCAACAAGCGGCCATCCAAAACAAAAACATTTTTGAGGCCTTGATGGAAGCCACCAAAGTATGCTCATTGGGGCAAATAACCAGGGCGCTGTTTGAGGTGGGGGGCCAGTACAGGCGAAACATGTAACGGGGCAAGGGGGCGATTTCCCGGTTTTCGAATGGCAAAAAAAGATGGCAGGCCCACCTCAATTGAGGTGGAACACGTCCTTCGACTTTTCCGCCTCCAGCACCAGCCGCGATTGGTAACGCAGCCGGGACAGTAAAATCATCTCGCGCTTTGCCGCATCTGCCTCCACAAACTTTAGCCTGTCGTGGTTGTCCAGGTTAAGCTCATTGGCAATATGAAAAACGGAATTGGGCTTTTCGGAATGGGAGATTAAAAGGAGCTTCAGGTAGGATTCAAACTCCCTTTGCACTTTTCCGTTAACCGGCCTTTTCAAATCAATATGGTAGGGCCCCACCTCCCCTCCAGGATACAGTTTGTCTTTGAACGTATGCTGCATGGACTCCATCTTAAAAATATCGGTGCACTTCACGATGATGTCCGATTCCCCTCCAGGAAAGCGTTTGATCACGCTCTCCAATTTTACCAGCGACCCCAGTTTATTGGTGTTGTCCACATGATTGTAGAAAATACCAAAAGCAATATCCCCTTTTTCGGCATCGTCAAGGAGTTGACGGTACCTGGGTTCAAAAATATGCAAAGGCACCAGTTCCCCAGGAAGGGGGAAAATCGCCAAAGGGAAAATAGGTATCCTAATCAATCCGGTCACAATTACTTAAACATAAAGGTAGCACAAAAGTTACAGTTTAGTACGAGATTAGATAGTGGGGGCCACAGTTGTAATTTTTTTTCAACAATCGGGCCCCATCCAAAAACTGAAGGTGGATGATAAACGAAAAGCCCGCTACCGTTCCCCCCAACCGCTGGACCAGTTGCCCCGCGGCATTGGCCGTGCCCCCCGTGGCCAACAAATCGTCATGGATTACCACATGCCATCCTTTTTTTACGGCATCTTCGTGCATTTCCACCGCGGCCTCATCATATTCAAGGACATATTTTTCGGTTATCTTTTTGTAAGGGAGTTTCCCCAACTTTCGTATGGGGATGAAGGGAACGGATAATTCACTGGCGAGCAGGAACCCAAACAAAAAGCCACGGGCTTCGATGGCGGCAATGGCATCCACTGGCTTTCCCCTATAGGGGTATGCCAATGCACGGACCACTTCTTTGACTACCTGAGGCTCTTCCAATAGCGGGGTGATGTCCTTGAAAACAATCCCGGGCTTAGGGAACCCGGGGACGTCACGGATGAAAGATTTAAGGCTATCGCTTAGCTGCACACAACAATAATAACTAATTTCATGCGGAATAAAACCAGAGGATTATGAAAAATGTAACGCGAATGGTAGAGGATGAAGTGTATGTGGCGCAAAACGAATTGGGGCATGAAGTCCGGATAGACATGAGGAAGGGGGAATTGAAAAAAAACCAATCCCCGGTGGAACTATTGCTTTCGGCCGTTGGGGCATGTGGCGCAGTGGACATCGTTTTAATGCTCAAGAAAAGAAGGAAAACGATAATTGATTTTATTACCGAAACGGAAGGCACCCGGAAGGAAGACCATCCCCGGTCGTTCACCAAAGTGCACTGCCACTATAAGATCACCTCCCCCGATATTACGGAAGACGAACTGTACAAAATCGCGAAACTTTCGTTGGAAAAATATTGCTCCGTTGCCGACAGCCTTAAAACAGAAGTCACGCTGTCCGTTGAGGTCGTTCAGCCCTGACCCATCAATTGGCCGTTTAAAATTACCTTGTCTATTGGCGGGCTTCCAAAACTATAGGGAAGGTATGCCAGGGAGGGCATGGGTTGCGTGATGCAAACATTGGCGGTTTTTCCTTTGGTAATGCTGCCATAATCCTCCAGTATTTCCATGGCCGCTGCCGTGTTGATGGTGGCCGCATTGAATGCCTCTTCCGGGGACATCCTCATTTTGATGCAAGCCAGGGCCACCATCAAAGGCATGTTGCCGGAAGGCGAGCTGCCCGGGTTGTAATCCGAGGCAATGGCCAACGGGAGGCCGGCATTTATGATGTCACGGGCCGGGGGAAAGGAAAGGTTCAGGAAAAAGGCCGCACCCGGCAAGGCCGTGGGTATGGTAGTGCTCCCCTGCAGGGCTTCTATTTCTTCCACGCCTATGTTCTCAAGATGGTCCACGCTGATGGCATTTACCTTCACGCCAACCTGGACCCCGCCCGAGCGGTGCAACTGGTTGGCATGGATACGCGGCCGCATCCCAAAACGTTTGCCTTCCTCACATATCAGTTCGGTTTCAGCAGGGCTAAAAAAACCCTCTTCGCAAAACACGTCAATGTAGTCTGCCAGCTTTTCTTCCGCCACAGCGGGGATCATCTCCTTGACCACAAGGTCTACATATCCTTCCTTGGTATATGCTTGGGGAATGGCATGTGCGCCCAAAAAAGTAGTTTTTACCTTTAAGGGCGTTTCCCTGCCCAACCGTCTGGCCACCCTCAGCATCTTCAACTCATCGGCCACCGTTAGCCCATAGCCACTTTTTATTTCTACCGCCCCCGTTCCCGTGTCCATTATTTCCTTAGCCCTTTTTAGCGAGCGTTCATACAGTTCGTCCTCGGGCATGAGTTGGAGCTTCCGGGCAGAATTCAAAATGCCCCCTCCACTGGCGGCTATCTCGGCATAGCCCGCGCCCTTTATTTTCATGACAAACTCCTCTTCGCGGCTGGCGGCAAATACCAGGTGCGTGTGCGAATCGACAAATGCAGGAAACACAAACCTGCCCCTGGCATCGATCACCTGATCGGCCGATGTGCTGCCCAATGAGGGCATGGTGCCATAGCTGGCTATCTTACCATCCTTTATGGCGAGGAAAGCATCCTCCAATACCGGCAATATGGCCATGGCCTTACCGGAGACCAAGGAGGGCGTGCCTTCGCGGACCTGGGCCAGGCCGCTGATATTGGTTATAAGGATATCCCAACCCATCGGGAATTTTTATTCGCCAAATGACTCCACGCCATAGTCGAGGTTGGTGCCAAATACGGGGAAACTGATTTTGAACATGGCAAAGAAACCTTGCCCTTTAACGCTGGGGCGGTACCCTAGCTCGCCACCATAGGACCAACTGAGGGTACGGTTGAATTTCCCATCGATGCCCAGCCTAAAGCCCAGGGCATTGGTTTTAATGGCTTTCACCGAATACTCCGTTCCCTGGTATTGAACGGGGTCCATATTGAGCACGGGCGAATAGAGGATATCAAAAAACAAGGTAAGCATTCCATCGTCCACGGCATCTTCATAACTGTCAAAACTCACGGCTATATTTCTAAACCAGGACATGGAACCTCCCACATACAAGCCAGCGGACGACAGGTTGCTAAAAACGCGCAGGTCCTGGGGCCTTCCAAAATTGTCGAGATAAGTGGAAGGCAGGCCGTTGCCCTCGCTGCTGGTCAACTCGCCAAAGCCTATGTTTTGTTTTTCCATCACCCTGTTCAAATCGGTGGTGGCATTCCAAACTATGGCGCCCAGCCGTGCCCCATATATCTTCCTTACCTTGGACGGCACTTCTGCCGTGAGCGGCACACGGCCGGCCCATTTGTTTCCTTTGTAGCTATTCCTGTACAATACCATTTTTGTTTTGGAGGATTCCTCCACGTCCTTGAAGTGGTAGGTGCCCCCCAATTCAATATAGCTGAAGCTTTGTGGCTTGGTGCCGGTGGTGGCGTTCTTGGTGGCCAGGTCGCGGTTAAGGTCAAAAAAGGAAGCACTGTAGGGCATCCGGAAGTGCGCATTGAAGTCGGCTTTGTCCTGATAATAATAGGTGGCCTCCACCCCAAACCCCGCGTTCACGTTGGTGGCAAAAGCCTCCCCATAAAGGGGTTGGAACCCAATGAAAAGTTTATTGATCCCATAGGGTTCATCAAATATCTCTTCGTAAGTCACGGCCCCTTTGTCCCTGCGTTCGCCCTGCGAAAAAGCAGGACAGAAAACGCCAGACAGAAGGAGCACCAATAGTGTTTTTATTTTCATGACATTCCGGTCAAGCCGTAAAGGTAACAAAATCGTGCATTTCCTTCCACTGGCCAGGGCACTGCCCTGGTTGTAGCGGTAATTTAATAAAAAGCCCGGCCAACCGTCCTTGCTGCATTACACTTGACCTATCCTTCTATTTGGGGGCCGGTGGGAGGCTTTCCACAAATTCAACCCGCCCTTCCTTAAAGTGGACAAAGGGGACAAACTGGTTTGACTGCCCGGTACTGAAGTCGTACCCCCTGAACAGATAGCCGGGAACAAACCCCCTCCCTTTCAACCCTTCCTGAAAATATACCCCATATTCCTTTAAGGAGTGGCCCACGAACCACATAAATTCAAACCCGATCTTCGAAAATTCCGTGGGCAAAATGCCGTGCCTGCGAATGAACTCCTGACGGAACACCTCGTAATTTGGGTTGGAGGCACTGGTAAAGGTTGGTGCGGCCATGGTAATATGCAGGCGCTCATAGGTGGCAAAATTTGCGGCCGCGTTGTTCAGCCACGATTCATTTCCTACAATAATGGTGGAATCGCCACGGGTATCCACCCCGCTGATCACTTTGGTGTACAGTATGGGGTCGTCCGATGCCATGAACACGCTGCCAATGCTATCTATTTTCAACTCAAACTCGATAGGGTTTTTAAACTCATCGTACTCGACAGGGGTGGCCAGCTTGTTGAAAATGGTTACGCTGTTTTCACGGGCTACCTTTTCCGCCCATACAATGTTCAGGTCAAGTTCCTTGGCCCTCTTTAAAAAGCTTGCGGCCGTCACGGTATCCTTGGCCGTTTCCCCATAAAAAACCATGCAGTTCTTGTTCCGGACGTGGGCCGCGATCCATTCCGCAGACCTCTCCCCTATTGTTTCGCTCCTTGGCTGCAAAAGCAACCCAAAAGGGTTGTCCCCAAAAAATTCCGAGTTGCCGGACACGGGGCTTATCATATTTATTTTATTGGCTATCGAAAAATCCTGTACCGGCTTGACCTGGTTTTGGAACAAAGGCCCCACGATCAGGTCGGAGCT
Coding sequences within:
- a CDS encoding LON peptidase substrate-binding domain-containing protein, translating into MAIFPLPGELVPLHIFEPRYRQLLDDAEKGDIAFGIFYNHVDNTNKLGSLVKLESVIKRFPGGESDIIVKCTDIFKMESMQHTFKDKLYPGGEVGPYHIDLKRPVNGKVQREFESYLKLLLISHSEKPNSVFHIANELNLDNHDRLKFVEADAAKREMILLSRLRYQSRLVLEAEKSKDVFHLN
- a CDS encoding S9 family peptidase — protein: MKKILVLLSLLAYQASAQLNIGYQRPVEEIASLLEAPLTPSVDFSPDHRWMVLLDRSDYPTIEELSRPELRIAGLRINPENFGRSRGAYHIGLKLKSLADNKDYEISGLPDPLRISDYEFSPDSKRLAFLQNYSDRIELWAVDMDARKASKITDRKINNVFTGSFRWVPGSGEILFTAVPANLKPMPAKSRVPTGPVVEENMGKEAPSRTYQDLLDNPYDEDLFDHYGSSEIILKKIGGEEKTIGPMALYLSADPSPDGKMILAESLHRPYSYLVPYYRFPQKVSIIGLDGKVIKNIANIPLADNIPNGFNATQAGPRGHGWRRDQPATIYWVEAQDGGNPKAEAAIRDKVYQLSAPFTGSAKEMISLPLRYAGIQWAKDDVAFVFESWRSDRKLRAYQLNPQTKSKKTIIDRSTEDLYNDPGDFITALNKYGKSVVWVTPDNSVFLSGRGASPEGDRPFLDKMNLATGKVERLWQSAAPYYERVVDVLDDKKISFVTSRESQSEPPNYFVRALGGNAPVQLTRFPHPYPQLKDVKKEVLHYKRADGVDLTVDMYLPPGHKKEDGPLPAIVWAYPREYKSAEAAGQVKGSPYSFTRINAGGVLFWVTRGYAVLDNAAMPIIGEGDKEPNDTYVSQLVASAKAVIDYTASLNIVDPNRVGIGGHSYGAFMTANLLAHSDLFRAGIARSGAYNRTLTPFGFQSEERTYWEAPKIYYEMSPFSYADKVNEPILLIHGEADNNSGTFPIQSERFYNAIKGHGGTARFVKLPYESHGYRAKESLLHMLWEMDNWLEKYVKNAKGTVGGNKKLDMDR
- a CDS encoding MaoC family dehydratase encodes the protein MAKVTINSFEDFAAFTGKEIGSSEYQKITQEQINQFADATLDHQWIHTDVARAANESPFKKTIAHGYLTLSLVPYLWGQIVEVNNIKMLVNYGIDGLKFNQPVVVGSEVCLRVKLNAIANLRGIAKAELNAVMEIKDNPKPAFTATIILLYHFK
- a CDS encoding OsmC family protein, with the protein product MVEDEVYVAQNELGHEVRIDMRKGELKKNQSPVELLLSAVGACGAVDIVLMLKKRRKTIIDFITETEGTRKEDHPRSFTKVHCHYKITSPDITEDELYKIAKLSLEKYCSVADSLKTEVTLSVEVVQP
- a CDS encoding adenine phosphoribosyltransferase; this translates as MQLSDSLKSFIRDVPGFPKPGIVFKDITPLLEEPQVVKEVVRALAYPYRGKPVDAIAAIEARGFLFGFLLASELSVPFIPIRKLGKLPYKKITEKYVLEYDEAAVEMHEDAVKKGWHVVIHDDLLATGGTANAAGQLVQRLGGTVAGFSFIIHLQFLDGARLLKKNYNCGPHYLISY
- a CDS encoding methylmalonyl-CoA mutase family protein, which translates into the protein MGARDLSGHKAPGPYAPKNKVRIVTAASLFDGHDAAINIMRRIIQATGCEVIHLGHDRSVEEVVNTAIQEDAQGIALTSYQGGHNEYFKYMYDLLKEKGAPHIKIFGGGGGVILPEEIKELMDYGITRIYSPDDGRAMGLQGMINDLVKQCDYPLGETLDGEPSLLEKKNPMAIARLISAAENYYDRHKGTFDAIHKKAAAAKTPVLGITGTGGSGKSSLVDEIIRRFLIDFKGSPEEGGKTIGIISVDPSKRKTGGALLGDRIRMNAINHPRVFMRSLATRQSNLVLSAYVKEAIAILKAAGYDLIILETSGIGQSDTEILDHSDASLYVMTPEYGAATQLEKIDMLDFADIVALNKFDKRGALDALRDVKKQYQRNHGYWDRKPDDMPVYGTIASQFNDPGTNQLYKHLIDIIATKSGTELNSTFKISREMSEKVFVIPPNRTRYLSEISESNRGYDQWAIEQAGVAQKLYALQQSIETVRESTLEDKDRIIKGLQEQYGMASLNLDPLNKQLLDQWADKEKKYNGPFFKFKVRDKELAIQTHTESLSHTQVPKVSLPRYKAWGDLLKWALTENIPGEFPYAAGIYPFKREGEDPTRMFAGEGGPERTNRRFHYVSLSTPAKRLSTAFDSVTLYGNDPDYRPDIYGKIGNSGVAICCLDDAKKLYSGFDLASPRTSVSMTINGPAPMLLGYFMNAAIDQQCELYIKKNGMEGEVAQKIESIYKDAERPSYQGPLPNGNDGLGLMLLGVTGDQVLPADVYEKIKATTLSQVRGTVQADILKEDQAQNTCIFSTEFALRLMGDVQQYFIGKNVRNFYSVSISGYHIAEAGANPITQLAFTLANGFTYVEYYLSRGMDINAFAPNLSFFFSNGVDPEYAVIGRVARRLWAKAMKNKYGANARSQMLKYHIQTSGRSLHAQEIDFNDIRTTLQALYAIYDNCNSLHTNAYDEAITTPTEESVRRAMAIQLIINKELGLAKNENPLQGSFIIEELTDLVEEAVLMEFDRITERGGVLGAMETMYQRGKIQEESLYYETLKHTGEYPIIGVNTFLSSKGSPTIIPQEVIRATTEEKEYQIDMLKRLHKFHAEKAGRQIENIQQAAIQNKNIFEALMEATKVCSLGQITRALFEVGGQYRRNM
- a CDS encoding DUF1761 domain-containing protein, giving the protein MMEELPINYLAILVAVVANFILGFLWYTPLFGKAWAKEMGFDTSVKPSGGEMAKGMVFMVVGNFLMAYVFAHNMVAWSFVPGMDQMPKVGSVMNSAIFTWLGFYLPVDIGIVTWEKRSWKLFGINTGYHLAMLLVAATILAYM